One Alcaligenes ammonioxydans DNA segment encodes these proteins:
- a CDS encoding amidase, with amino-acid sequence MLKQDVALHFRDALEIGQEIRQGRLSARQVATYFLDRIERAAELNAFSVITAERALAQADAADRLLAAGIVLGPFHGVPVAVKDSVQWEGTEATLGSQSRGGKLSTETAAVLRSLMAHGLVVLGKTRMTEFAFGLSGQNPSQGTARNPWDAVVARAPGGSSSGSGVAVAAGLVPMAMGGDTGGSVRAPATLNGLVGYKPSTGVISCAGSLPLSATLDVLGPIARSVADARQVTALLAGPDIADPSTLALPAGCVAALRAPVAPIQGSIAVLDETDWPTMLDHDTQTSWHSTLERLQEAGVSLQTWAPPPDCSFARLAEDNSIVLAYEAYQYYGELAADPRHDLWSVVRERILAGGRIDRAAYEAALQRRTADMQAFAQAMHGFAALLMPACDQVAQPLDPEDVRHAGLGRLLRPGNFLGAAAISLPTGLDGHGLPTGIQLMTPRGGDAGLLDCAHGVEHALGRLSRHPDLTAWGL; translated from the coding sequence ATGTTGAAACAAGATGTCGCCCTTCATTTTCGAGATGCTCTGGAGATTGGGCAGGAGATTCGGCAGGGCCGCTTAAGCGCCCGCCAGGTTGCCACGTATTTTCTGGATCGTATCGAGCGTGCAGCCGAGCTCAATGCCTTTAGTGTCATCACGGCCGAACGCGCCCTGGCCCAGGCGGACGCGGCCGATCGTTTGCTGGCGGCGGGCATTGTGCTGGGACCCTTCCATGGTGTGCCCGTGGCCGTCAAGGACAGTGTGCAATGGGAGGGTACCGAGGCGACTCTCGGTTCGCAAAGCCGGGGCGGCAAGCTTAGTACCGAGACGGCAGCTGTCCTGCGCTCCTTGATGGCGCACGGTTTGGTGGTGCTGGGCAAAACCCGGATGACCGAGTTCGCCTTTGGCTTATCCGGGCAGAATCCTAGCCAGGGCACGGCGCGCAATCCCTGGGATGCGGTCGTCGCGCGTGCTCCGGGGGGCTCCTCCAGTGGCAGTGGGGTGGCGGTAGCGGCTGGTCTGGTGCCGATGGCCATGGGAGGCGATACGGGCGGCTCAGTACGTGCTCCTGCCACACTTAATGGCCTTGTCGGTTACAAGCCTTCGACCGGCGTGATCAGTTGTGCAGGCAGCTTGCCTTTGTCTGCGACCCTGGATGTTCTGGGACCCATCGCGCGCAGCGTGGCCGATGCCCGTCAAGTGACGGCGCTGTTGGCAGGCCCGGACATTGCCGATCCTTCGACGCTGGCGTTGCCTGCCGGGTGTGTGGCGGCCTTGCGCGCACCTGTTGCACCGATACAGGGTTCGATTGCCGTGCTGGACGAGACGGACTGGCCCACTATGTTGGACCATGACACACAAACGAGCTGGCATTCCACGCTGGAGCGCTTGCAGGAGGCAGGCGTATCACTGCAGACCTGGGCACCGCCGCCGGATTGTTCTTTTGCCCGACTGGCTGAAGATAATTCGATTGTGCTCGCTTACGAGGCCTATCAATATTACGGTGAGCTCGCTGCCGATCCTCGACACGACCTGTGGTCAGTGGTGCGGGAACGCATCCTGGCGGGGGGGCGGATTGATAGAGCGGCTTATGAAGCGGCTTTGCAACGACGCACAGCCGATATGCAGGCGTTTGCGCAGGCGATGCATGGCTTTGCAGCGTTACTGATGCCCGCCTGCGATCAGGTGGCTCAGCCGCTCGATCCTGAAGATGTACGGCATGCTGGTTTGGGCCGCTTGCTGCGCCCCGGCAATTTTTTGGGAGCAGCCGCTATTTCTCTGCCCACCGGGCTGGATGGGCACGGTTTACCTACGGGCATTCAATTAATGACTCCGCGGGGAGGTGATGCGGGTTTGCTCGATTGTGCGCACGGGGTTGAACACGCGCTTGGCCGACTTTCCCGCCATCCGGATTTGACGGCGTGGGGGCTGTAA
- a CDS encoding GFA family protein: protein MTSDQTRIQGTCLCAAVSISIAQPSPTISACHCSICRNWTGGPFFSLETHESPVIEGKEHVRSYASSEWARRSFCAVCGTHLFYELKAGGFHAISAGLFKESGQWPFELQVFIDEKPDNYQFANSTRQMTGEEVVKLFS, encoded by the coding sequence ATGACGAGTGATCAAACCCGGATTCAGGGCACGTGTTTGTGTGCTGCGGTGTCAATCAGTATTGCGCAGCCCAGCCCGACAATCAGTGCTTGCCATTGCAGTATCTGTCGAAACTGGACGGGAGGCCCGTTCTTTTCATTGGAGACGCATGAGAGCCCTGTCATTGAGGGCAAAGAGCATGTCAGGTCTTATGCTTCCTCGGAATGGGCGCGGCGTAGTTTTTGCGCTGTCTGCGGCACGCATTTATTCTATGAGCTCAAGGCAGGTGGCTTTCATGCTATTTCGGCCGGCCTGTTCAAAGAGAGCGGGCAATGGCCGTTTGAACTGCAGGTTTTTATCGATGAGAAACCAGATAATTATCAGTTTGCCAATTCAACACGGCAGATGACCGGCGAGGAGGTGGTGAAGCTGTTTTCCTGA
- a CDS encoding RidA family protein: MTKSAINPSTVFNSLQYGFSQGLVVTGQRRVMLSGQVGVNAQEQTVSGGMREQTEAALDNIELVLAEAGGRIDQVIMLRIFIREDASSPQEQDEIAAALLKRFPVNPPPSSWILINGLARREWLIEIEAEAMLD, translated from the coding sequence ATGACTAAAAGCGCTATTAACCCCTCCACCGTATTCAATTCTCTGCAATACGGTTTCAGCCAAGGCTTGGTTGTCACCGGCCAACGCCGTGTCATGTTGTCCGGGCAAGTGGGCGTCAACGCCCAGGAACAAACCGTCAGCGGTGGTATGCGTGAACAGACAGAAGCCGCTCTGGACAATATAGAACTGGTTCTGGCCGAAGCGGGCGGCCGGATCGATCAGGTAATCATGCTGCGAATTTTTATTCGGGAAGATGCCAGTTCACCCCAAGAGCAGGATGAGATTGCCGCCGCATTATTGAAACGCTTTCCGGTCAATCCCCCCCCTTCCTCCTGGATTCTGATCAACGGCCTGGCCCGACGCGAATGGCTGATTGAGATTGAAGCAGAGGCCATGCTGGACTGA
- a CDS encoding MFS transporter: protein MSTPSLRPSAPTGVDPVPVSRVRTIVAGSVGNAVEWFDWTIYASFAIFFSSQFFPEGNETTALLASFGIFAVGFFMRPIGGWLLGIFSDRYGRKAALGLTILMMAGGSLIIAVTPTYAAIGLAAPLLLTLARLLQGLSLGGEYASATTFLTEMAPPHRRGFYSSFVFFSAAVGILAASAVGWVLTTWLTRAEMAAWGWRIPFLLGALGGVVGLWIRRSIPETEAFSESKKAGVEKQPLRTLLRDYPREVLRIIGFSVLTTFAFYIFVAYVPTYAIRHVQADPKVAFAANTVALIVFMMVQPLFGALSDRIGRKPQLIVFAAGYLFFFYPLMSTLGPSFGSILLVELFGLVLYAMYTSIGPAIMSEQFPTSVRAVGIGAPYNLMVALLGGTTPYLLTWLQSNGLERWFFYYVLAGAVITLVTFIRMPETVGQKLR from the coding sequence ATGAGCACTCCCTCTCTACGTCCGAGCGCCCCGACAGGAGTGGACCCCGTTCCGGTTTCGCGCGTTCGCACCATTGTGGCAGGTAGTGTAGGCAACGCGGTTGAATGGTTCGATTGGACCATTTACGCCTCCTTCGCTATCTTTTTTTCCAGTCAGTTCTTTCCTGAAGGAAATGAAACCACGGCACTGCTGGCCAGCTTTGGTATTTTTGCAGTGGGTTTTTTCATGCGTCCCATCGGCGGCTGGCTGCTTGGTATCTTCTCCGACCGTTACGGACGCAAAGCCGCTTTAGGACTGACTATCCTGATGATGGCCGGAGGGTCGCTTATTATCGCAGTAACCCCGACCTATGCGGCAATCGGTTTGGCGGCTCCTCTTTTATTGACCCTTGCCCGTCTGTTGCAAGGTCTGTCTTTGGGAGGAGAGTATGCCTCGGCAACAACTTTTCTGACCGAGATGGCGCCGCCCCATCGCCGCGGTTTTTACTCCAGCTTTGTTTTCTTCAGTGCGGCGGTCGGTATCCTGGCGGCTTCGGCCGTAGGGTGGGTGCTGACGACCTGGTTGACGCGTGCGGAAATGGCCGCCTGGGGTTGGCGTATTCCGTTTCTGCTGGGGGCATTGGGCGGGGTAGTGGGTCTGTGGATTCGACGCTCGATTCCCGAGACCGAGGCTTTTTCCGAAAGCAAGAAAGCAGGGGTTGAAAAGCAGCCTTTGCGCACGTTGCTGCGTGATTACCCCAGAGAAGTGCTGCGCATTATCGGTTTTTCCGTGCTGACAACCTTTGCGTTCTATATTTTTGTCGCCTATGTGCCGACCTATGCCATCCGCCATGTGCAGGCCGATCCCAAGGTTGCATTTGCCGCCAATACTGTGGCCTTGATTGTGTTCATGATGGTCCAGCCCTTGTTCGGTGCCTTGTCCGATCGGATCGGACGCAAACCACAATTGATCGTTTTTGCGGCCGGGTACCTGTTCTTCTTTTATCCGCTGATGAGCACGTTGGGCCCGTCTTTCGGTTCTATTTTGTTGGTGGAGCTGTTTGGTCTGGTCCTGTACGCCATGTATACCTCGATCGGCCCAGCGATTATGTCTGAGCAGTTCCCGACCAGCGTCCGGGCGGTTGGCATCGGTGCCCCCTATAACCTGATGGTGGCTTTGTTGGGAGGCACGACGCCTTATCTGTTGACCTGGTTGCAAAGCAATGGCCTGGAACGATGGTTCTTTTACTATGTGTTGGCTGGCGCGGTAATTACCTTGGTCACCTTTATACGTATGCCCGAGACAGTCGGACAAAAATTGCGCTGA